One segment of Leguminivora glycinivorella isolate SPB_JAAS2020 chromosome 12, LegGlyc_1.1, whole genome shotgun sequence DNA contains the following:
- the LOC125231947 gene encoding uncharacterized protein LOC125231947, whose translation MQVHPISADNEGDYGDSRQAQPNIAQETASIAERTLSLLTVADELPILTNSDNRLQDLAEDGDGRLTPFARQVSPRCRYEQPSNIGSDEPAATPSRVQGLTGFIHENYWRQGYCEQCLG comes from the exons ATGCAAGTCCATCCTATAT CTGCTGACAATGAAGGAGATTATGGAG ATAGTCGTCAAGCTCAGCCAAACATTGCCCAAGAAACCGCTTCAATAGCAGAAA GAACCCTCTCATTACTGACTGTAGCAGATGAGCTTCCCATCTTGACAAACAGTGACAACAGACTGCAAG ATTTGGCAGAAGACGGCGACGGACGGTTAACTCCCTTTGCACGCCAAGTTAGTCCCCGGTGCCGATATGAACAACCGTCGAATATCGGCAGCGACGAGCCAGCAGCAACGCCATCGAGAGTTCAGGGATTAACAG GATTCATACATGAGAACTATTGGAGGCAGGGATATTGCGAGCAGTGTCTCGGCTAA